GCGACCCGGGCACGCTGGAGATAGTGGTCGATCTGCTTCTGCATGGCGGTGGCATGGTCGGCGAAAAGCTGCCCCTTGGGGCCGCCCAGCGCCCGGCCCTCATTCAGCATCACGGCCAGCGGCGTCTTCAGCGAATGCGCCAGGTTGCCGACCTGGGTCCGTGACCGCTCTACGATGCGGCGGTTGTTTTCGATCAGCGCATTGGTTTCGTTGGCGAGCGGCTGGATTTCGGCGGGGAAGCGTCCGGTCAGGCGCTGCGCCGTGCCTTCGCGCACCATGGCAAGCGCATTGCGCACGCGTGCCAGCGGCTGCAGGCCGAGCAGGATGGCGATGGCGTTGATCGCGATCATGCCGAGGCCGAACAAGGAGAGATAGGTGAACAGGCGCCATTCGAAGCCGCGGATCTCGGCTTCGAGTTCTGAGCGGTTGCCCATGACGCGAAACCGCGCGATGCGGTTCTGCGAATCGAGCACGAACTCGGTCTCGAAGACCTCGAGTTCCTCGCCGACGATGCCGGCGACGCGATAATGGCGCTGAAACTCGGCGTTGAACGGCACGTCTTCGACGCTGGGCGACGCCACCGGCTCGGTCATCGACGACGACCTGAGTTGCCCGACAAGCCCCTTGGACACCGGCTCGACAGACCAGTACCAGCCAGACTCAGGCTCGGAGAATCGAAGATCGCCGAGATCGGGGCCGCCGGTCAGCGTGCCGCTGTCCGAGAGACCGACCGAGCCGATGAGATTGAACAGATGCGCCGACAACAGGCTGTCGAAGCCGCGTTCGCTGGTCTGGCGATAGAGCGAACTGATGACCGTGAAGATCAGGGCGAAGGCGAGGATCGCCCAGACGGTCGAAAACGCGATGACGCGAAACGCGAGGGAACGCGGTCCGAGCCCAAGCGCGTAACGCTTCCAGCGCCCCAGTCGTTTGGCCAGCTTTTCCGCCTTACGCCTCCGGCTCGCGCATGCGGTACCCCATACCGCGGACGGTTTCGATCATGTCGATGCCCATCTTCTTGCGAAGACGCCCGACGAACACCTCGATGGTATTGGAATCCCTGTCGAAATCCTGGTCGTAAAGATGCTCGACAAGTTCGGTGCGCGACACGACCTCGCCCATGTGATGCATCAGATAGGCGAGCAGACGGAACTCGTGCGAGGTCAGCTTGAGCGGCACGCCGTTGACGTCGGCCTTGGAGGCCTTGGTGTCGAGCCTGAGCGGTCCACAGGACAGTTCGGACGAAGCATGGCCGGCGGCGCGGCGGATCAGCGCCCTCACCCGCGCCAGCACTTCCTCGATATGAAACGGCTTGGTGACGTAGTCGTCGGCGCCGGCATCGATGCCGGCAACCTTGTCGCTCCAGCGGTCGCGCGCCGTCAGCATCAGCACCGGCATCTTGCGGCCTTCGCGGCGCCAGCGCTCGACGACGCTGATACCGTCCATCTGCGGCAGGCCGATATCGAGCACGATGGCGTCGTAAGGCTCGGTATCGCCGAGGAAATGCCCTTCCTCACCATCAAAGGCCTTGTCGACGACGTAGCCGGCGTCGGTCAGCGCCTCCGATATCTGGCGGTTCAGGTCCTTGTCATCTTCGACGACGAGTATGCGCATGCGGTTTTGCGACCAGTGAAAAGATGACGGAGATATAGGCGATTCCGGACCTGCGGGAAATCCGGGGCTGGAAGTCCAGGCTAGTTGGCCGGCACGACGACCTCGACGCGACGCGGCCGCTGGCCGTCCTTGGCCGGCACCAAAACCACGATCACGCAGACCGACTGCCCGCCCTGATTGGATTCGGACGCCCGCGCCAGGGTGCCACCGTGCTGGTC
The nucleotide sequence above comes from Aminobacter aminovorans. Encoded proteins:
- a CDS encoding ATP-binding protein, with the translated sequence MGRWKRYALGLGPRSLAFRVIAFSTVWAILAFALIFTVISSLYRQTSERGFDSLLSAHLFNLIGSVGLSDSGTLTGGPDLGDLRFSEPESGWYWSVEPVSKGLVGQLRSSSMTEPVASPSVEDVPFNAEFQRHYRVAGIVGEELEVFETEFVLDSQNRIARFRVMGNRSELEAEIRGFEWRLFTYLSLFGLGMIAINAIAILLGLQPLARVRNALAMVREGTAQRLTGRFPAEIQPLANETNALIENNRRIVERSRTQVGNLAHSLKTPLAVMLNEGRALGGPKGQLFADHATAMQKQIDHYLQRARVAAQRESVVYRTPVGPLLQRMVRVMEKLSRGTSFSLDLPAADVVFAGEREDLEEVVGNLLENAMKWAHSAVRISVEVAEPVNEEPPRFSILIEDDGPGIPEDKAREALQRGRRLDETKPGTGLGLAIVADLVKEYGGTLRLERSTMGGLKAVVELRGVQ
- a CDS encoding response regulator transcription factor yields the protein MRILVVEDDKDLNRQISEALTDAGYVVDKAFDGEEGHFLGDTEPYDAIVLDIGLPQMDGISVVERWRREGRKMPVLMLTARDRWSDKVAGIDAGADDYVTKPFHIEEVLARVRALIRRAAGHASSELSCGPLRLDTKASKADVNGVPLKLTSHEFRLLAYLMHHMGEVVSRTELVEHLYDQDFDRDSNTIEVFVGRLRKKMGIDMIETVRGMGYRMREPEA